The genomic stretch CACAAACGCCGGCCGGGAAAGACTGGCCACGGCGACCAATGAGGGCCGCGGGGTCGCCGACGTACGGTCATTCCATGAACCTCGCTGACCGGCTCCACACCGTCGCGGGGCGGCTCGGTGGCAGAGCGGTTCTCACGCTGGACGAGGCCGAGCTCACCTACGGCGTGCTCGACGAGCTGAGCGCCCGCCTGGCGGGGCTGCTGCGGTGCCGCGGGATCGTCGCCGGCGACCGGGTCGCGATCATGTTGCCGAACGTGCCGGAGTTCGGCGTCGTCTACTACGGGGTGCTGCGGATCGGGGCCGTGGTGGTGCCGCTCGACCCGCTGCTGAAGCGGCGGGAGATCGCCGCGTACCTCGGGGACTGCGGGGCGCGGCTGCTGATCGCCTGGCACGCGTTCGCCGAGACCGCCGAGGCCGGGTCCGCGGGCACCAAGGCGGACTGTTTCTTCGTCGTGCCCGAGGAGTTCCGCCGGCTGCTGCGCGGTGTGCCGGCCGAGCACGACATCGCCGTCATGGACGCGGACGACACCGCGGTCATCCACTACACGTCCGGGACCACCGGACGCCCGAAAGGCGTCGAGCTGACCCACGCCAACCTGGCCGGCAACGCCGCCACGGTGGCCCACATGCACGCGCTCGGCGTGGATGACGTGGTGCTCGGCGCGCTGCCGCTCTACCACACATTCGGTCAGACGTGCTCGCTCAACGCCACCGTGCACGCGGGGGCGCGGCTGACGTTGCTGCGCCGCTTCGAGCCGGGCCGGGCGCTGGAGGTGATCAGGCGCGACGGGGTGACGGTGTTCCAGGGCGTGCCGACCATGTACATCGCGCTGCTCGACCACCCGGGCGCCTCCGACATGTCGATGTTGCGTGTGTGCACGTCCGGCGGAGCCGCGTTGCCGCTGGACGTGCTGCGGGCGTACGAGTCCCGCTTCGGCTGCCAGATCATCGAGGGCTACGGGCTCAGCGAGACCTCACCGGTCGCCGCCACGAACCGGGGCGGCCACGGCCGCCGGCCGGGCTCGATCGGCTGGCCGATCAGGGGCGTGGAGATGAAGGTGGTCGACGAGGAGGGCCGGGAGGCGCCGCACGGCGAGATCGGCGAGATCGTGATCCGCGGCCCCAACGTCATGAAGGGCTACTGGAACAACCCGGCGGCCACCGCCGAGGCCATCCGCGACGGCTGGTTCCACACCGGCGACCTCGGCCGCGTCGACGAGGACGGCTTCTTCTTCCTGGTGGACCGCCGCCGCGACGTGATCATCCGCGGCGGTTACACCGTCTATCCGCGTGAGGTGGAGGAGGTCCTCTACGAGCACCCGGCGGTGCGGCAGGCGGCCGTGCTCGGCGTGCCGCACCCGGAGCTGGGCGAGGAGATCGAGGCCGTGGTGGCCGTACGGGAGCCGGTGAGCGGCGAGGAACTGCGTGACTTCGCACGAGAGCGGGTGGCCGCCTACAAATACCCCCGGCACATTTCGTTCGTGGACGAACTTCCTGTGAGCCACACTGGAAAGATCCTCAAACGCGCACTCACGGCGTCCCGGGTCTCATATATCGAGAGCAATCGTCTTACTAATTAAGACATCCTCTAGAGTCTCCCGGCATGACACCTTGGGAGATGGCCGCGGTGCTGGCGGCCGGCGTGGCGGGCGGGGCCATCAACACCGTCGTGGGCTCCGGATCGCTGATCACGTTCCCCACGCTCCTGGCCGTCGGCCTGCCGCCGATCACCGCCAACGTCTCCAACAACATCGGCCTCGTCCCCGGCGGCTTCACCGGTGTCATGGGCTACCGGCCCGAACTGAAGGGCCAGCGCGCGCGCCTGCTCGCGCTCGCCCCGGCCTCCGTCATCGGCTCCCTGATCGGCAGCTTCCTGCTGCTCAACCTGCCGGAGAGCAGCTTCAACGTGATCGTGAGCGTGCTGATCGGGGTGTCCTGCGCGCTTGTGGTGATCCAGCCCAGACTCAGCCGCCTGCTCACCGCGCCGGAGCTCGGCGCCCCGCCGAGCTCCGGCGAGCACGGCGGGCCGTGGCTGTGGCTGGGCACGCTGGCCGCCGGCATGTTCGGCGGCTATTTCGGCGCCGGGCAGGGCATCCTGCTCCTCGGCCTGATGGGCATCCTCCTCGCCGATGACCTGCAGCGGCTCAACGCGGCGAAGAACGTGCTCGTGCTGTTGGTCAACTCGGTGGCCGCTGTGCTGTACGTGGTGGTGGCGGACGTGAACTGGCTGGCGGTGCTGCTGGTGGCGCTGGGCTCCATGGCAGGCGGCTTCGTCGGGGCCAGGGTGGGGCGCAGGCTGCCGGCCGCGGTCCTGCGCGGTGTGATCGTCTGCATTGGCGTCGTGGCGATCGTGAAACTCCTCACAGATTAGAAGGCTTTGCAGCTTAGATGAAAATCGTTACCATTGTCGGCCGTGCGCCTCGGTCGTCGTGCCTTCCTTTCGCTGCCGCCATCGTCCTTGCCGGATGCGCCGCTCAATCTGAAACCGGGGCCATGTCGTCGCAGCCCAGAAGGGGTGGCCTGACGCTGCTGCTCATCAGCCATGACATGGACGTGGTCGCCAGACTGGCGGACCGCGTCGCCACGCTCGACGTCGGCCGGCTCACTTGGGAGGGAAAGCCATGAACCCCTACGTCATCCAGCGCGCCGCACTCCGCCACCTCGACGGCGCGCGGCAGATCATGCTGGACACCTTCTACCGCGACTTCGGCTACGGCTACCAGCCTCAATGGCATGGGGACGTGATCGACCTGGAGGGCACGTACCTGCTGCCCTGCAGGCACACGCTCCTCGTGGCTCTGCACGGCGACGAAGTGGTCGGCACCACGGCCGTGCGCGCGCAGGGCCCGAAGAGCCCGCCCCACCCGGAGTGGCTGGCCAGGCTCTACCCGGACGGCAAGACGGCGCAGCTCTTCCGGGTGTACGTGGCCCCCGCCCATCGCCGGCACGGTCTGGCCCGCGACATGGTCCGCCAGGCCTGCCGCTTCGTCGCGGACTGCGGCGACTACCGGTCGATCTACCTGCACACCGACACTCGGGTGCCGGGGGCGGAGGCGTTCTGGCGCTCAATGGCCGAGCCGGTCTTCGACGACCGCGACGGCGACCCCGACCACCTTCAGACCCTGCATTTCGAGCTCCCGATGCCGACGTCGTGTGAAAGTCCCCATTAGTTTGTCCGGAATCCCGAATTTCGGTCGTGAAGTACGCCAGGATCGTCCGGGTGAGTCCCCGGATCGTTGTCCCGTTCGTCGGCTCAGCCGGACAGGCCGGCGACGAAGGCCACGGGGATCAGAGCGACCGTGAGCGCGACGGCCCACCAGCGCGGAGCCGGGCCATTGCGCAGCACCGTGACGCCCAAGGGCACGAGGGCGACCGCAAGCCCGGCCAGCGCGACCAGCGAGACGGGGTCGGTGCTGCCCTTGAGCACGCCCAGCGGCAGCGCGCTCGCGAGCGCCAGCGCAACGGAGCTCGCGCATCTGGCGGTGCCCGCGACGCCGCCGCCGAAGGCCCTGGCGCGGTAGGCGCCGATCGCCAGCACGATCCAGCCGCCCATGATCGCGACGTTGGCCGCCTTGAAGAGGTGGAAGGCACCGTACGTGGAGGAGACCGCCTGTTGCGCCGCCGCCGGCCCCAGCACGTCCACCATCTGGAACGCCAGATGACTCACCCCCGCGTGGAAGACCCGCCCGAACAGCCCGAGCACCACCAGCGTGCCACCCCATGCGGCCCACCCCGGGTGCGTCGCCCCGATGCGGCGCGCCAGCGCGGCCACGGCCGGCCACAGCAGCACGACCCCGGCCGCGAACAGGCTGTAGGACAACGCCATCTTCGCCGGCTCCGCCGCGTAGGCGGCGAGCTGACCGGGGAAGAAGTCGTCCTCACCCATCCGGACCAGCACCGCGGCGAGCAGCAGGAGCGGCCCGAGCACCAGCCCGGTCCCTTCGACCCAGCGGCCGGGGAACTGATTGATCGTCATGCCACCGATTGAACCGGCGGCCGCGCGCCGGCACACGGGCGCTCAGGCGAGAGCCGGGGTAGAGCCAGCACCACCTTCGATAGCCTGCGTAGTTTGGTAATAACGGGATTCCTGCGACAGAAGGGACGAGCACGTGCTCGACGATGGCGGCCTCCAGGCACTCCGTGAGGCGGCGCGCCTGTCTCCGGACAATCTTCCCCTTCGGCGGCATCTCGCCGATCAGCTCCTGAAGAAGGGGTACCTCGCCGAAGCCGAGGCCGAGTTCCGGGCCGCGCTCGTGCTGGCCCCCAAGGACACGGACGTCGTCGCCGGGCTGGCCGAGGCGTTCGTCCGGCAGAGCGCGCACGGAGAGGCGCTGGCGGTGCTCGAACCGTTCCTGGCCGACTTCCACGCCTACCCGCCGCGGATGGGGATTCTCGCGGCCAGGGCGCTACTCGGGGAGGGTGAGCAGGGGAAGGCGGCCTACCGCTACTACGAGGCGATCTCCCGCGATCCGTCCCTCGCCGACCCCGAGCTGGCCGAGCGGCTGCCGATCCCGATCGTGCCCTCCAAGTCCGCCCCAGCGGCCCCGCCCGCGCCCGCCGCTCCCGCGCCGGCGTACGCCGCCCTGGCGGGCGCGCCGGCGCCCTCGGCTGCCGACTCCGCGCCCGGCGGGGCGGAGGTGGAGCGGTCGAAGCACACCTTCGCCGACGTGGCCGGGATGGAGGCGGTCAAGGAGGCGCTGCGGGTCAAGCTCCTACTGCCGATCCAGCAGCCGGAGCTGTTCGCCGCGTACGGCAAGCGCGCCGGCGGCGGCGTCCTGCTGTACGGCCCGCCGGGAGCGGGCAAGACCCACCTGGCCAGGGCCGCGGCCGGCGAGCTTGGCGCGTCGTTCGTCAACGTCGGCCTGGCCGACATCCTCGACATGTACGTCGGCTCCAGCGAGCGCAACCTGCGCGCCACGTTCGACCTGGCCCGCCGCAACCGCCCGTGCGTGCTGTTCTTCGACGAGGTCGACGCGCTGGCCGCGCGCCGCTCCGACATGCGCCAGGCACACACCAGGCAGCTCGTCAACCAGTTCCTGGCCGAGCTCGACGGCGTGGACCAGGACGCCAACGAGGGCGTCCTGGTGCTGGCCGCCACGAACGCGCCCTGGTACATCGACGTGGCCTTCCGCCGCCCGGGGCGCTTCGACCAGCTCGTGTTCGTGCCGCCGCCGGACACCGCGGCGCGGGCGGCCATCCTGCGCATCCTCTGCCGTGACAAGCCGCTGGCCGAGATGGACTTCGACGCGGTGGCGCGGGCCACGGAGCACTACGTCGGCGCGGACCTGAAGGGCCTGGTGGACCGCGCGGTGGAGGTCAAGCTCCAGCAGTCGATCAGCGCGGGCCGCGCCATCCCGTTGTCCACGGCCGACCTGCTGGCCGCCGCCCAGGGCACCCGGCCCTCCTCTGTGCGCGAATGGATGGCCACCGCCCGGAACTACGTGCTGCACGCCAACGAGTCAGGCGCGTGGGACGAGCTGATGCCATGGATCAAGGCCAAATGGTGAAAATCGACCAGTCGCTCGATCGGGCGAGGATGCTGCTGCGGCTGCAGCGACCGGCCGACGCCGAGCGGGAGCTGCGCGGCGTGCTCGCCATCGAGCCGCAGCAGGACATGGCGCACTGCCTGCTGGCCATTGCCCTGGTCCACCAGGGCAAGGCGGCCGAGGCGATGGTCATGGCGCGGGAGGCGATACGCCTGGTGCCGGATCACTGGTATCCGCAATACGTGGCCGGGCAGGTGTTCTACCGCATCGGCCTGGCCGACCCGGCGATCGCCGCCGCGAAGGAGTCACTGGCGCACTCCACCGAGGAGACGTCAACGTGGGAGCTGCTGGCCCGCGCCCACATGATCAAGGGGCAGTGGCGTGAGGCGGCGGATGCGGCCCAGCGCGGGCTGGCCCTCGATCCGCAGGTGTCGGACCTGGTGAGCCTGCTGTCGATGGCCCACACCAAGCTCGGTGAGGCCGGACCGGCCAGGGCCGCCGCCGCGCACGCCGTACAGCTGGACCCGGAGAGCGCCACCGCGCACCTGGCGGCCGGCCGGGCGGCGCTGGCCTTCGGCGACCCCAAGGCGGCCGCCGACTCCTTCCGCGAGGTGCTCCGCCTCGACCCCGGCTTCGGCCCCGCCAGGGATCTGCTGGTGGCGGCGCTCAAGCAGCGCAACCCGCTCCAGCGCATGCTCTCGAACCTGCGGCGCCGCTACCTCGGCGGCTGGCGGCTGGTGTTCCTGCTGCCCGTGGCCCCGCCGCTGATCGCCGTCTTCGTCCTCATCGCGCTGCTGCACTGGGCGGCGTGGGTGGGCGAGACGGTGACCGTGCTGCGGCTGGCCCGGGCCAAGGCCACCCGGCTGCTCTTCGAGGGCTCCGAGGCCCGCGTGGCCATGGCGTGCTGCGCCCTGCTCCTCGCCGGGGCGGCGGTGCTCGCGCTGGGCATCGCGCTCGGCCATGAGGCGGTCGGCACCGCGGGCGTGGCGGTCATGGCTCTGGTCACCCCTGTGCAGGAGGCCACGCACACCGGCTCGCCCCGCGGCCGCAAGGTGCTCTACGGGTGGGCGGGGCTGCTGGTCCTGGCCATCGCGGCGGCGGTTGTCGCGGGCTCGCCGGCCGTCGCGTTGCTGAGCGTCTACGCCGGGCTTGGCACGATCTGGGTGGCGGCGGGCGTACGACGCTTCTTCCTCGACGGCACCGCAGCCGAGCTGTAGCTCACGCGCGGTCCGGGAGTGGGCGGCGGGCGATGGCGCGAGCCTCCTCGTGGCCCATCCCGAACATCCGCAGCAGTTGCTCGGCCAGCTCGTCCGGCGAGTCCTCGGTCACGAGGTCCGGATGCTCAAGCCAGAGCTGCAGGAACCCCAGCAGCGAGCCGCCCGCCCCGGCCAGCGCCACGTGCCGGTGAAGCGGAGTTCGCATCGGACGTGCGTTCGGGCGGCTATCGGGGGCGGATCACCGTGGGCCGGGATCTGATGACGGCGACCATGGGCTGAACCGGCGCCGGCGATATTCACGTTCTGTGATAGGGGGTGACGCACAGGAGCATGCCACACTGTATTTGCGATCACCCCCCGTCTTCAGGAGACTCCGTGAAGAGGCCTGCGAAGAAGTCTTCGCCACTCGTGCTGGACCCCGTCCTGATCATCGGCACCACCCTGTCGGTCCTGCTCGGCGTGATCTTCTACGTCCGTGAGGACACCGCCCAGGGACTGGCGCTGCTGGCCGGGCTCATCGGCGGCGTCATCACGTTACAGGTGCAGACCCTGCTCAGAGAGAAGCGCAGGGTCGATCACGAGACGACCGTGGGCCAGCTCG from Nonomuraea polychroma encodes the following:
- a CDS encoding long-chain-fatty-acid--CoA ligase, whose translation is MNLADRLHTVAGRLGGRAVLTLDEAELTYGVLDELSARLAGLLRCRGIVAGDRVAIMLPNVPEFGVVYYGVLRIGAVVVPLDPLLKRREIAAYLGDCGARLLIAWHAFAETAEAGSAGTKADCFFVVPEEFRRLLRGVPAEHDIAVMDADDTAVIHYTSGTTGRPKGVELTHANLAGNAATVAHMHALGVDDVVLGALPLYHTFGQTCSLNATVHAGARLTLLRRFEPGRALEVIRRDGVTVFQGVPTMYIALLDHPGASDMSMLRVCTSGGAALPLDVLRAYESRFGCQIIEGYGLSETSPVAATNRGGHGRRPGSIGWPIRGVEMKVVDEEGREAPHGEIGEIVIRGPNVMKGYWNNPAATAEAIRDGWFHTGDLGRVDEDGFFFLVDRRRDVIIRGGYTVYPREVEEVLYEHPAVRQAAVLGVPHPELGEEIEAVVAVREPVSGEELRDFARERVAAYKYPRHISFVDELPVSHTGKILKRALTASRVSYIESNRLTN
- a CDS encoding sulfite exporter TauE/SafE family protein, with amino-acid sequence MTPWEMAAVLAAGVAGGAINTVVGSGSLITFPTLLAVGLPPITANVSNNIGLVPGGFTGVMGYRPELKGQRARLLALAPASVIGSLIGSFLLLNLPESSFNVIVSVLIGVSCALVVIQPRLSRLLTAPELGAPPSSGEHGGPWLWLGTLAAGMFGGYFGAGQGILLLGLMGILLADDLQRLNAAKNVLVLLVNSVAAVLYVVVADVNWLAVLLVALGSMAGGFVGARVGRRLPAAVLRGVIVCIGVVAIVKLLTD
- a CDS encoding GNAT family N-acetyltransferase, giving the protein MNPYVIQRAALRHLDGARQIMLDTFYRDFGYGYQPQWHGDVIDLEGTYLLPCRHTLLVALHGDEVVGTTAVRAQGPKSPPHPEWLARLYPDGKTAQLFRVYVAPAHRRHGLARDMVRQACRFVADCGDYRSIYLHTDTRVPGAEAFWRSMAEPVFDDRDGDPDHLQTLHFELPMPTSCESPH
- a CDS encoding ATP-binding protein → MLDDGGLQALREAARLSPDNLPLRRHLADQLLKKGYLAEAEAEFRAALVLAPKDTDVVAGLAEAFVRQSAHGEALAVLEPFLADFHAYPPRMGILAARALLGEGEQGKAAYRYYEAISRDPSLADPELAERLPIPIVPSKSAPAAPPAPAAPAPAYAALAGAPAPSAADSAPGGAEVERSKHTFADVAGMEAVKEALRVKLLLPIQQPELFAAYGKRAGGGVLLYGPPGAGKTHLARAAAGELGASFVNVGLADILDMYVGSSERNLRATFDLARRNRPCVLFFDEVDALAARRSDMRQAHTRQLVNQFLAELDGVDQDANEGVLVLAATNAPWYIDVAFRRPGRFDQLVFVPPPDTAARAAILRILCRDKPLAEMDFDAVARATEHYVGADLKGLVDRAVEVKLQQSISAGRAIPLSTADLLAAAQGTRPSSVREWMATARNYVLHANESGAWDELMPWIKAKW
- a CDS encoding tetratricopeptide repeat protein yields the protein MVKIDQSLDRARMLLRLQRPADAERELRGVLAIEPQQDMAHCLLAIALVHQGKAAEAMVMAREAIRLVPDHWYPQYVAGQVFYRIGLADPAIAAAKESLAHSTEETSTWELLARAHMIKGQWREAADAAQRGLALDPQVSDLVSLLSMAHTKLGEAGPARAAAAHAVQLDPESATAHLAAGRAALAFGDPKAAADSFREVLRLDPGFGPARDLLVAALKQRNPLQRMLSNLRRRYLGGWRLVFLLPVAPPLIAVFVLIALLHWAAWVGETVTVLRLARAKATRLLFEGSEARVAMACCALLLAGAAVLALGIALGHEAVGTAGVAVMALVTPVQEATHTGSPRGRKVLYGWAGLLVLAIAAAVVAGSPAVALLSVYAGLGTIWVAAGVRRFFLDGTAAEL